A region from the Streptomyces lydicus genome encodes:
- a CDS encoding DsbA family protein — translation MEDIDDAQATAAVVCYFDPTCPFAWVTSRWLLEVERLQPIDLRFRTMSLSVLNEHRELDTWYREFNDRAWGPARVCAAVEALHGSAVLRDLYTALGSRIHGERNEDYDVVVTESLEELGLPTSLAEAAHTDAFDGPLRTGHQAGQEAVGEEAGTPVVTVDGAGFFGPVLTCVPKGEEAIRLFRATRALAGMGAFAELKRGRGALNLR, via the coding sequence ATGGAAGATATTGATGACGCTCAAGCCACCGCGGCCGTTGTCTGTTATTTCGACCCCACGTGCCCCTTCGCCTGGGTCACCTCACGGTGGCTGCTCGAGGTCGAACGGCTTCAGCCGATCGACCTGCGTTTCCGGACCATGAGCCTGTCCGTGCTCAACGAGCACCGCGAACTCGACACGTGGTACCGCGAGTTCAACGACCGGGCCTGGGGCCCGGCCAGGGTGTGCGCGGCCGTCGAAGCCCTCCACGGAAGTGCGGTCCTGCGCGATCTCTACACCGCGCTCGGCAGCCGCATACACGGGGAGCGCAACGAGGACTACGACGTCGTCGTCACCGAGTCCCTCGAAGAGCTGGGGCTGCCCACGTCCCTGGCGGAGGCCGCGCACACCGACGCATTCGACGGGCCTCTGCGCACCGGCCACCAGGCCGGCCAGGAGGCGGTCGGCGAAGAGGCAGGGACCCCCGTCGTCACCGTGGACGGCGCCGGCTTCTTCGGTCCCGTCCTCACCTGCGTGCCCAAGGGCGAGGAGGCGATCCGGCTGTTCCGGGCCACTCGGGCCCTGGCCGGCATGGGAGCATTCGCCGAGCTGAAGCGGGGACGCGGTGCGCTCAACCTCCGCTGA
- a CDS encoding DUF6445 family protein has translation MPRRTPVLPVLPYRKPTRGRDYWVLDDVLPDPDVVRERCLARSDWTEGYPHKPQSWPGLRAMPALEPGELAHVEKLVRRATGTPQIWAERPAGGGTFHHNCVQVVGEGESEPRPHTDSRNLCRYAAVLYLNPLVPKDCGTSFYRQSLPGGTLGGNQVAPPHNNLVDALGTRFVTPDSFTEDVRIPHRAGRLLLYSANLIHTATRYWGTTLHEKRMTAVFFWMA, from the coding sequence ATGCCTCGAAGAACCCCGGTCCTGCCCGTGCTCCCGTACCGCAAGCCGACCCGCGGCCGGGACTACTGGGTGCTGGACGACGTGCTGCCGGACCCGGACGTCGTGCGGGAGCGCTGTCTGGCCAGGAGCGACTGGACCGAGGGCTATCCCCACAAGCCCCAGAGCTGGCCGGGTCTGCGCGCCATGCCCGCGCTCGAACCCGGCGAACTGGCCCATGTCGAGAAGCTGGTGCGCAGGGCGACCGGCACCCCGCAGATCTGGGCCGAACGCCCCGCAGGCGGCGGGACCTTTCACCACAACTGCGTCCAGGTCGTCGGCGAGGGCGAGAGCGAGCCACGTCCCCACACCGACTCCCGCAACCTCTGCCGGTACGCGGCTGTGCTCTACCTCAACCCCCTGGTCCCCAAGGACTGCGGCACCAGCTTCTACCGGCAGAGCCTGCCGGGCGGCACCCTCGGCGGCAACCAGGTGGCTCCACCGCACAACAACCTGGTCGACGCCCTCGGCACCCGCTTCGTCACGCCGGACTCCTTCACCGAGGACGTGCGCATCCCGCACCGCGCAGGCCGCCTGCTGCTCTACTCCGCCAACCTGATCCACACGGCGACCCGTTACTGGGGCACCACCCTGCACGAGAAGCGCATGACGGCGGTCTTCTTCTGGATGGCCTGA
- a CDS encoding WhiB family transcriptional regulator — MDWRHDAVCREVDPEIFFPVGNTGPALLQIEEAKAVCRRCPVMGQCLQWALESRQDAGVWGGMSEDERRAMRRRAARNRARSASV, encoded by the coding sequence ATGGACTGGCGTCACGACGCGGTGTGCCGCGAAGTGGATCCGGAGATTTTCTTTCCCGTCGGCAACACCGGCCCCGCGCTCCTGCAGATCGAGGAGGCCAAGGCCGTGTGCCGCCGCTGCCCGGTGATGGGACAGTGCCTGCAGTGGGCTCTCGAATCCCGTCAGGATGCGGGTGTGTGGGGTGGGATGAGCGAGGACGAGCGGCGCGCCATGCGGCGCCGGGCCGCCCGGAACCGGGCGCGCAGCGCTTCCGTATAG
- a CDS encoding xanthine dehydrogenase family protein molybdopterin-binding subunit, protein MTTGATLTAVGRPLPRVDGRAKVTGSGRYAAEYTLPGTVYAALVGARTACGRVTGIDTRAAENAGGVLAVLTHRNLPKIAGPPPLLPSLAGHAAPGESFFPMQDDAVHYFGQPVAMVIADSYERAQFAARQVHVDYERSASVTTLEEGRDQAYEPEAIFAGFLPARSVRGDVEAGFRAAAQRLDATYHFAANHHNPIEPSATTAVWDGDRLTLYDATQGIVASQNTVAALLGIPPSKVRVRAPYVGGGFGCKAMIWPHVTLAAMAARHVRRPVKLALTREQMFTSCGHREEQEQRIELGATNEGRLTALRHHKLSLTSPFDDWAEPSLGIASQAYACPNYEGVYRLIRGNTMTPTFTRGPGETTGMFAMECLMDELAHRIGVDPVQLRLRNHAQSDPHSGHPWSSDGAEECYRRGAARFDWHSRNPEPRSRRDGNWLIGTGMATAGYPVFFPMQPQRARARLYADGFAVVQAGTQEFGTGSATVMTQVAADALGIPVENVRFEYGDTDLPNVAATVGSAGAGMISAAVHTAATTLRDQMIEQAVADPASPLHQADPAAVVVRDGRMELPDRPGGIESYRDLMQRHFMTDMDALGSWSPPPPGVPYGLATFGAQFAEVAVDPDLGVVRVRRMTGAFAPGRILNAATARSQVMGGMLWGIGQALLEGTVVDARDGRWANASLGEYLVPVNADAPDVDIEFVEVPDPVVNPLGVKGLGEVGMVGAAAAIANAVFHATGYRARELPIRIEHLL, encoded by the coding sequence ATGACCACGGGCGCCACCCTCACGGCCGTCGGCCGGCCTCTCCCGCGCGTCGACGGCCGGGCCAAAGTCACCGGAAGCGGCCGCTACGCAGCGGAGTACACCCTGCCCGGCACCGTGTACGCGGCCCTGGTCGGCGCCCGCACCGCCTGCGGCCGGGTCACCGGCATCGACACCCGCGCCGCGGAGAACGCCGGCGGTGTGCTCGCCGTACTGACCCACCGGAACCTGCCGAAAATCGCCGGCCCGCCCCCTCTGCTGCCGTCGCTGGCCGGTCACGCCGCCCCCGGGGAGAGCTTCTTCCCGATGCAGGACGACGCCGTGCACTACTTCGGGCAGCCGGTGGCCATGGTGATCGCCGACTCGTATGAACGCGCCCAGTTCGCGGCCCGGCAGGTCCATGTCGACTACGAGCGCAGCGCCTCCGTCACCACCCTCGAAGAGGGCCGGGACCAGGCCTACGAACCCGAGGCGATCTTCGCGGGATTCCTCCCCGCACGCAGTGTGCGCGGAGATGTCGAGGCCGGTTTCCGGGCGGCGGCCCAACGCCTCGACGCGACTTACCACTTCGCGGCGAACCACCACAACCCCATCGAGCCGTCGGCCACCACAGCGGTCTGGGACGGCGACCGGCTCACCCTCTACGACGCCACCCAGGGAATCGTGGCGAGCCAGAACACCGTGGCGGCGCTGCTGGGCATCCCTCCGTCGAAGGTGCGGGTCCGCGCGCCATACGTCGGCGGGGGATTCGGCTGCAAGGCCATGATCTGGCCGCACGTCACCCTGGCCGCGATGGCCGCGCGCCATGTGCGGCGCCCCGTCAAACTGGCGCTCACCCGCGAGCAGATGTTCACCTCCTGCGGCCACCGCGAGGAGCAGGAACAGCGCATCGAACTCGGCGCCACCAACGAGGGCCGGCTCACCGCCCTGCGCCACCACAAGCTCTCGCTGACCTCGCCGTTCGACGACTGGGCCGAACCCTCGCTCGGCATCGCCTCGCAGGCGTACGCCTGCCCCAACTACGAGGGCGTCTACCGGCTGATCCGCGGCAACACCATGACACCCACCTTCACCCGCGGGCCCGGCGAGACCACCGGCATGTTCGCCATGGAATGCCTGATGGACGAGCTCGCCCACCGCATCGGCGTCGACCCGGTACAGCTCCGGCTGCGCAACCACGCACAGTCCGACCCCCACAGCGGCCATCCGTGGTCGAGCGACGGCGCGGAGGAGTGCTACCGCCGTGGCGCGGCCCGCTTCGACTGGCACTCCCGCAACCCCGAACCCCGCTCCCGGCGGGACGGCAACTGGCTGATCGGCACCGGCATGGCCACCGCCGGATACCCGGTGTTCTTCCCCATGCAGCCGCAACGTGCCCGGGCCCGTCTCTACGCCGACGGCTTCGCCGTGGTGCAGGCCGGCACACAGGAATTCGGCACCGGATCGGCCACCGTGATGACCCAGGTCGCCGCCGACGCCCTGGGGATCCCCGTGGAGAACGTCCGGTTCGAGTACGGCGACACCGACCTGCCGAACGTCGCGGCGACGGTCGGCTCGGCAGGCGCCGGCATGATCAGCGCCGCGGTGCACACCGCGGCCACCACACTCCGCGACCAGATGATCGAGCAGGCGGTCGCCGACCCCGCCTCCCCCCTGCACCAGGCGGACCCGGCCGCCGTCGTCGTCCGTGACGGGCGGATGGAGCTGCCGGACCGGCCCGGCGGCATCGAGTCCTACCGCGACCTGATGCAGCGCCACTTCATGACCGACATGGACGCCCTCGGCAGCTGGAGCCCGCCACCCCCGGGCGTGCCGTACGGGCTCGCCACCTTCGGCGCGCAGTTCGCCGAGGTAGCCGTCGACCCGGACCTCGGTGTGGTCCGGGTACGCCGGATGACCGGCGCCTTCGCCCCGGGCCGGATCCTCAACGCCGCCACCGCGCGCAGCCAGGTCATGGGCGGCATGCTCTGGGGCATCGGCCAGGCGCTGCTGGAGGGCACGGTGGTCGACGCCCGTGACGGCCGCTGGGCGAACGCGAGCCTGGGGGAGTACCTGGTACCGGTCAACGCCGACGCCCCCGACGTCGACATCGAGTTCGTGGAGGTACCGGACCCGGTCGTGAACCCGCTGGGCGTCAAGGGCCTCGGAGAAGTCGGCATGGTCGGCGCCGCGGCAGCCATCGCCAACGCCGTCTTCCACGCGACCGGATACCGCGCCCGCGAACTGCCGATCAGGATCGAACACCTGCTGTAG
- a CDS encoding MarR family winged helix-turn-helix transcriptional regulator, producing the protein MEDIVEAMQPDSIAAIVDQWKRERPELDATPMLVVGRLFRLADTLDQRLRPPFAAADLGSGDFDVIAALRRSGAPHSLSAGELSRTVLVTTGAISKRVDRLEARGLVSRSVAEADSRGRLITLTAEGVELADELIAVHLDNQRRLLAGLDGDEQSQLAGLLERLTSALAAGE; encoded by the coding sequence GTGGAAGATATAGTGGAAGCCATGCAGCCCGACTCCATCGCCGCCATCGTCGACCAGTGGAAACGCGAGAGGCCCGAGCTCGACGCGACACCGATGCTCGTCGTCGGCCGGCTCTTCCGGCTTGCCGACACACTGGACCAACGGCTACGCCCGCCCTTCGCCGCCGCTGATCTGGGCAGCGGCGACTTCGACGTCATTGCGGCGCTTCGGCGTTCAGGGGCGCCCCACTCCCTGTCCGCGGGCGAGCTCAGCCGCACCGTGCTGGTCACCACCGGTGCTATCAGCAAGCGGGTCGACCGGCTGGAAGCCCGTGGCCTGGTCAGCAGGTCCGTGGCCGAGGCCGATTCGCGCGGACGCCTGATCACGCTCACCGCCGAGGGCGTCGAACTGGCCGATGAGCTCATCGCCGTCCACCTGGACAATCAGCGCCGGCTTCTCGCCGGGCTCGACGGGGATGAGCAAAGTCAGCTTGCTGGCCTGCTCGAACGGCTCACCTCGGCACTCGCCGCAGGGGAGTGA
- a CDS encoding response regulator transcription factor produces MYGQSSTGRILLVDDDAAIRRSLGRGLRLNGFTVGLADGGRAALERMAEEPPDVMVLDISMPDLDGIAVCRQLREHGNDLPVLMLSALDEVTDRVAGLQAGGDDYLVKPFALDELVLRLQALLRRRPPAPTDGVRVGSLVLDTAAHRARLDDREVELTRREFALLEVLARNAGQVLTRDQLLERVWGYDFEVRTDAVDTFVSYLRRKLEAGGRSRIVHTVRGVGFVLRDDESGSAR; encoded by the coding sequence ATGTACGGACAAAGCAGCACCGGCCGGATCCTGCTGGTGGACGATGACGCGGCGATCCGGCGGTCGCTCGGGCGCGGGCTGCGGCTGAACGGCTTCACCGTGGGGCTGGCGGACGGCGGCAGGGCCGCACTGGAGCGGATGGCCGAGGAGCCGCCGGACGTCATGGTGCTCGACATCTCGATGCCCGACCTCGACGGCATCGCGGTGTGCCGGCAGCTCCGCGAGCACGGCAACGACCTCCCCGTGCTGATGCTGTCCGCGCTCGACGAGGTGACCGACCGGGTGGCGGGACTGCAAGCAGGCGGGGACGACTACCTCGTCAAACCCTTCGCCCTGGACGAACTGGTGCTGCGCCTGCAGGCACTGCTGCGGCGCCGCCCGCCCGCCCCCACCGACGGCGTACGCGTCGGCTCTCTGGTGCTCGACACGGCGGCACACCGCGCACGGCTCGACGACCGGGAGGTGGAGCTGACCCGACGCGAGTTCGCCCTGCTGGAGGTCCTGGCCCGCAACGCCGGGCAGGTGCTCACCCGCGACCAGCTGCTGGAACGCGTATGGGGCTACGACTTCGAGGTGCGCACCGACGCGGTGGACACCTTCGTCAGCTATCTGCGGCGCAAGCTGGAGGCGGGCGGGCGGAGCCGGATCGTGCACACGGTGCGGGGCGTCGGCTTCGTGCTGCGGGACGACGAGAGCGGGTCGGCGCGATGA
- a CDS encoding GNAT family N-acetyltransferase has translation MTTNPSSVSPAVVRLARYATAELREIAGNDDDPFGVAETGLTWLPKQEHFAVRRDGRLVAHTGLVTLPLSAGPVETEVVGFGGVVVAPDLRGQGLARIVVTSALEHARTMGPQYGLLFCRPHLVSLYQRLGWRTLQEDVRVEQPDGPVVMPLRSMWIPLHDGAQWPVGPVRLRSLPM, from the coding sequence ATGACAACGAACCCGTCTTCAGTGTCGCCTGCCGTGGTCCGGCTCGCGCGGTATGCGACTGCGGAGCTGAGGGAGATCGCCGGGAACGACGATGACCCTTTCGGCGTTGCCGAGACCGGTCTGACCTGGCTGCCCAAACAGGAGCACTTCGCCGTACGACGGGACGGCCGCCTCGTGGCGCACACGGGTCTGGTGACACTGCCCCTTTCGGCCGGCCCGGTCGAGACAGAGGTGGTGGGCTTCGGCGGGGTGGTTGTCGCGCCTGATCTGCGGGGGCAGGGACTGGCACGGATCGTGGTCACCTCCGCTCTGGAACACGCCCGCACGATGGGACCGCAGTACGGGCTCCTCTTCTGCCGGCCGCACCTTGTCTCCCTTTACCAACGCCTCGGTTGGCGGACACTGCAGGAGGACGTCCGGGTCGAGCAGCCGGACGGGCCCGTGGTCATGCCGCTGCGGTCGATGTGGATACCACTGCACGACGGGGCACAGTGGCCCGTGGGGCCGGTACGTCTGCGGTCCCTCCCGATGTGA
- a CDS encoding ornithine cyclodeaminase family protein has protein sequence MLVLGRAQVEALLDMDSLIDALASAMTDLSAGRASSPDRVAALVPERDGFLAAMPGFVPSAGVLMSKLVSVFPHNGGTPVPTHQALIVVFDPDTGEPTALLDGTAITAARTAAGSALSARLLAREDASVLAVLGTGAQARSHAEVMCRVRPIRHIRVAGRDQAKAAALAGHLSSALDIPVDASATYAEALDGAEIAAATTHSVAPVIRRSWLTPGVHVTSVGFNPEGREIDDATVAEALVCVESRQAALAPFPAGSNDLLIPLRDGVITEAQVHAELGELLAGRKPGRSSPDQITLYKSVGVAVQDAAAAALVVAAARKQSAGTDIRLD, from the coding sequence ATGCTGGTACTGGGGCGTGCGCAGGTCGAGGCGTTGCTCGACATGGATTCGCTGATCGACGCCCTGGCGTCGGCGATGACGGACCTGAGCGCCGGCCGCGCTTCCTCGCCCGACCGCGTCGCCGCTCTGGTGCCGGAACGGGACGGTTTCCTGGCGGCCATGCCGGGCTTTGTACCGTCGGCCGGGGTGCTCATGAGCAAGCTGGTCTCCGTCTTCCCGCACAACGGGGGCACCCCCGTGCCGACCCACCAGGCACTGATCGTCGTCTTCGATCCGGACACCGGAGAACCAACAGCGCTGCTGGACGGCACGGCCATCACCGCGGCACGGACCGCTGCCGGTTCGGCGCTCTCCGCACGCCTGCTGGCCCGCGAGGACGCCTCGGTGCTGGCGGTCCTGGGCACCGGAGCGCAGGCCCGGTCGCATGCCGAGGTGATGTGCCGGGTCCGCCCGATCCGGCACATCCGTGTGGCGGGCCGCGACCAGGCGAAGGCGGCCGCCCTGGCCGGCCACCTGTCCTCCGCACTCGATATCCCCGTCGACGCGAGCGCCACCTACGCCGAGGCCCTTGACGGCGCGGAGATCGCCGCCGCGACCACCCACTCGGTCGCCCCCGTGATCCGCCGCTCCTGGCTGACCCCGGGCGTGCATGTGACATCGGTGGGATTCAACCCGGAGGGCCGGGAGATCGACGATGCCACGGTGGCCGAAGCGCTGGTATGTGTCGAGTCACGTCAGGCGGCGCTGGCGCCCTTCCCCGCGGGCAGCAACGACCTGCTGATCCCTCTTCGCGACGGCGTCATCACCGAAGCGCAGGTACACGCCGAGCTGGGTGAACTCCTCGCGGGCCGCAAACCGGGCCGCTCCTCGCCGGACCAGATCACCCTCTACAAATCCGTCGGAGTGGCAGTGCAGGACGCGGCGGCCGCAGCCCTCGTCGTCGCCGCGGCCCGCAAACAGTCGGCGGGGACGGACATCCGGCTGGACTGA
- a CDS encoding sensor histidine kinase, which yields MRLSTRIALVVGMVVPLLVVVSGWLLVQLVGKDLRVQADQRLAERAQSVAVAARGLLRASSHDRPRAEQARQRKLFTAALDVGVRLSGPETTVMDGPQPAASVPLPVGTRHPSTVRSRGKSWRVLAVPVTGPGAGVHGMLWLFSPDTAREGQLGMVRRRVIMVALLAAPPAGAAAWLLAARAARPLRRLQQAAGGLDPHTSAARLDHAPTRITEVDDLARTLQTFLTRYDEQAARTAEALASARSFSAAASHELRTPLMSMQTNLDILDAFQDLDAADRAETVDDLRHEHARLLGLLVMLRALAQGDLVEADSFAVIDMADLADEAAADARRRYPGAEVVVHSSPGLTIHGWQPGLRSLLDNLLTNALVHGRPAEGGGHVALSLRAGEDTGSPCVVLGVEDRGPGVPQQCREAVFQRFQRRPDSPGSGLGLTLVAQQAALHRASLRLLDGPGGRGARFEVTFPAAPAHRPAHTALPAHRDWLADPADRPQGFHKEHP from the coding sequence ATGAGGCTGTCCACCCGTATCGCGCTCGTCGTCGGGATGGTGGTGCCGCTGCTGGTGGTGGTGTCCGGCTGGCTCCTGGTGCAGCTGGTGGGCAAGGATCTGCGTGTCCAGGCGGACCAGCGTCTCGCCGAACGCGCGCAGAGCGTGGCCGTGGCGGCGCGCGGCCTGCTGCGGGCCAGCTCTCACGACCGGCCGCGCGCCGAACAGGCCCGCCAGCGGAAGCTGTTCACCGCGGCCCTGGACGTCGGCGTCCGGCTGTCCGGCCCAGAGACCACCGTCATGGACGGTCCGCAACCCGCCGCCTCGGTGCCGCTGCCCGTCGGCACCCGGCATCCGTCCACCGTGCGGTCGCGGGGCAAGAGCTGGCGGGTGCTGGCGGTGCCGGTCACCGGCCCCGGTGCCGGGGTGCACGGGATGCTGTGGCTGTTCTCCCCGGACACGGCGCGCGAGGGGCAGCTCGGGATGGTGCGCCGGAGGGTGATCATGGTGGCGTTGCTCGCGGCCCCGCCGGCCGGTGCCGCGGCCTGGCTGCTCGCCGCCCGTGCGGCCCGGCCGCTGCGGCGTCTGCAGCAGGCGGCCGGCGGACTCGACCCGCACACCAGCGCCGCCCGGCTGGATCACGCCCCGACCCGGATCACCGAGGTCGACGACCTCGCCCGCACGCTGCAGACCTTCCTGACCCGGTACGACGAGCAAGCCGCCCGCACCGCCGAGGCGCTGGCCTCGGCACGCTCGTTCTCCGCCGCCGCGTCCCACGAACTGCGCACCCCGCTGATGAGCATGCAGACCAACCTCGACATCCTCGACGCCTTCCAGGACCTCGACGCCGCCGACCGGGCGGAGACGGTGGACGATCTGCGGCATGAACACGCCCGGCTGCTGGGCCTGTTGGTGATGCTGCGGGCACTTGCCCAAGGCGACCTGGTCGAGGCCGACTCGTTCGCCGTCATCGACATGGCGGATCTCGCCGACGAAGCCGCGGCCGATGCCCGGCGCAGGTACCCCGGCGCCGAGGTGGTGGTCCACAGCAGCCCGGGACTGACGATCCACGGATGGCAGCCGGGGCTGCGCTCGCTGCTGGACAACCTCCTGACGAACGCGCTGGTCCACGGCCGGCCGGCCGAGGGCGGCGGCCATGTGGCGCTCTCCCTCCGCGCCGGTGAGGACACCGGCTCCCCCTGCGTCGTCCTCGGCGTCGAGGACCGCGGGCCGGGGGTGCCTCAGCAGTGCCGGGAGGCCGTCTTCCAGCGCTTCCAGCGCCGCCCGGACAGCCCGGGTTCCGGCCTCGGTCTCACCCTGGTCGCCCAGCAGGCCGCCCTGCACCGGGCGAGCCTGCGACTTCTGGACGGCCCCGGCGGCCGGGGAGCCCGCTTCGAGGTCACCTTCCCCGCCGCACCCGCCCACCGTCCCGCGCACACGGCACTGCCGGCGCACCGGGACTGGCTGGCGGATCCCGCGGACCGCCCACAAGGTTTCCACAAAGAACATCCCTAA
- a CDS encoding NADPH-dependent FMN reductase, which translates to MPTDAHPGPLRVLVLGAALRAGSTNARLASLVGRMMTEAGAVVDLATMRDFDMPLYDGDVEAEGGVPDGALALRDRLERCDAFVIASPEYNASLPGVVKNAIDWVSRVRPQPFKTKHALLVSASPSLVGGNRGLWALRVPLEHLGTRVYPDMFSLAAAHQGFTEDGQLTDPALQERLRETVTAFLHLVEADARYVCLQRRWYEFPGDRTEAPVTQRAED; encoded by the coding sequence ATGCCCACGGATGCACACCCCGGACCGCTGCGCGTCCTTGTTCTCGGCGCCGCACTGCGGGCAGGGTCGACCAATGCCCGTCTGGCTTCCCTTGTCGGACGCATGATGACCGAGGCCGGTGCGGTGGTGGATCTCGCCACGATGCGGGATTTTGATATGCCGCTGTACGACGGTGATGTCGAGGCCGAAGGAGGAGTGCCGGACGGCGCTCTGGCGCTGCGGGACCGGCTGGAGCGCTGCGATGCCTTTGTGATCGCCTCCCCCGAGTACAACGCTTCCCTGCCGGGGGTCGTGAAGAATGCCATCGACTGGGTCTCGCGGGTCCGGCCGCAGCCGTTCAAGACCAAGCATGCGCTGCTGGTCTCCGCCTCCCCGTCCCTGGTCGGCGGCAACCGGGGGCTGTGGGCACTGAGGGTTCCGCTGGAGCATCTGGGCACCCGGGTCTACCCCGATATGTTCAGTCTTGCCGCGGCGCATCAGGGGTTCACCGAGGACGGGCAGCTGACCGATCCCGCGCTGCAGGAACGCCTGCGGGAGACCGTGACGGCCTTCCTCCATCTGGTGGAGGCCGATGCGCGCTATGTCTGTCTGCAACGCCGTTGGTACGAGTTCCCGGGCGACCGCACCGAGGCTCCCGTCACCCAGCGGGCGGAGGACTGA
- a CDS encoding MFS transporter produces MRSTSAEPGVRTRRRLIAASLVGSIGDGIYVPLTMLFVHSLTGLSLTSIGAGLTAAGLCALALMPVTGVLIDRFGGRRVLISALALRAAAFAAYPFAGSFPAFLAVSLVAAVGMWASSPGQQALIGEIAEGFARDQLLAWDRSLRNAGMGCGSLAAAGMLAWKGSAGFLGAAVALATVFALAAVLVARIPAVRPGARCPDEMRDGYRQVLADRPYLLLTAANSLIAFGYTTQAIALPVFLTRDVGMPDALAGVVFAVNTALVAALGVPAARLTMRGRRTRAAALGAVIFALSFAAFAALPHLISGADALVAVLAVATLYTAGELVHSAPSQSLSVQAAPPHLRGRYLSTYQLSWAVCRTTAPLLLGFLLDAGQWQLWTVLALMVLTGAVVLLYAERMLPAHVVRTPEATVTTPREAMT; encoded by the coding sequence GTGCGCTCAACCTCCGCTGAACCCGGCGTTCGTACCCGGCGCCGGCTCATCGCCGCGAGCCTGGTCGGCTCGATCGGCGACGGCATCTACGTCCCACTGACCATGCTGTTCGTCCACTCACTCACCGGCCTGTCGCTGACGTCGATCGGCGCGGGCCTGACCGCCGCCGGACTCTGTGCCCTGGCGCTGATGCCCGTCACGGGCGTCCTCATCGACCGGTTCGGCGGCCGGCGGGTGCTCATCTCCGCGCTCGCGTTACGTGCAGCTGCTTTCGCCGCCTACCCGTTCGCCGGCTCCTTCCCCGCGTTCCTGGCGGTCTCCCTGGTGGCGGCGGTGGGGATGTGGGCCTCCTCGCCCGGCCAGCAGGCTCTCATCGGTGAGATCGCCGAAGGCTTTGCGCGTGACCAGCTGCTGGCGTGGGACCGCAGCCTGCGCAATGCCGGTATGGGATGCGGAAGCCTGGCGGCGGCAGGCATGCTGGCGTGGAAGGGCAGTGCCGGATTCCTCGGCGCCGCGGTGGCTTTGGCCACGGTCTTCGCCCTTGCCGCGGTGCTGGTGGCCCGTATCCCGGCCGTCCGCCCCGGCGCCAGGTGCCCGGACGAGATGCGGGACGGATACCGGCAGGTGCTCGCCGACCGGCCCTATCTGCTCCTCACCGCTGCCAATTCCCTGATCGCCTTCGGCTATACGACTCAGGCCATCGCCTTGCCGGTCTTCCTCACGCGTGACGTCGGCATGCCCGATGCCCTGGCCGGCGTCGTATTCGCCGTCAACACCGCTCTCGTCGCCGCGCTCGGTGTCCCGGCCGCCCGTCTGACCATGCGTGGCAGGCGCACGCGCGCGGCCGCGCTCGGTGCCGTCATCTTCGCGCTCTCCTTCGCCGCCTTCGCCGCCCTTCCCCATCTCATCAGCGGGGCCGACGCCCTCGTCGCCGTCCTGGCGGTCGCGACCCTCTACACCGCCGGCGAACTCGTCCACTCCGCGCCCTCGCAGAGCTTGTCGGTCCAGGCCGCCCCCCCTCACCTGCGGGGGCGGTACCTGTCGACCTATCAGCTGTCCTGGGCGGTCTGCCGCACCACCGCGCCCCTGCTGCTGGGATTCCTGCTCGACGCCGGGCAGTGGCAACTGTGGACGGTTCTGGCACTGATGGTCCTGACCGGCGCGGTAGTCCTGCTGTACGCCGAGCGGATGCTGCCGGCACATGTGGTGCGTACGCCCGAAGCCACCGTCACCACCCCTCGGGAGGCCATGACCTGA